ATTTCGCGTCACATATCGAAGAAGTGGGTAAACGTGGAATTAAAGTTGTGGGTGATTCATATAGTGCTGTCCAAGGTGCTCTTGTTGTAGGTAACGAGCACATGGTCGCTATGGTTGATAATAATAAATCAAAACAAGGTATTGAAAACGAAATTTTATCTAACAATACATTATGTAGAGAAGATGCAATTCGTGACTTAGCAATGTTGAAAACATTAATGGGTGGAGGAACAATTAAACCTGCTGAACGTAAATGGAATCCTAATGTTAAACAAAACAACATTGAAGTAATCGAAGCAAAACTTGGCAAAAAAATTGAACTTGTAGAGAATGAGCAAACACTACCAAAGAGCAAAAAACGTCAAGAAATTTATGAAATAGAAGACTAAACAACACAAAATAAAGCTTATGAGGTTAAACAATGGAAAATATCGAAAAATTAAAATACATCTCAACTGAGAGAATGTTTGAAGGAATTATCGTGGAGTTTTCAGATGCAAGTGTGACGATTGATATAAAAGGTCGTTTGGGGCAATTGAAAATCCCAAGAAGAATGTTAATTTCTGAATATGATATTAAAGTGGGCCAAGAAGTAGGCTTTATGATGTCTTACCCTGAAGTGCTTGAAGAAGAAGCTAATGAGCATTATGTTAATGCGATTCAGGGACATAAAAAATTACAAGAAAAAATGATGAACGACTAGAGAGAGGAGAATTTCAATGACTTTAACAGTTTTTGAAGGTTTACAATCAGAGATTTTTGTGCCAATCACACCTAAATCAATTTTTACACCTGTAACAAAAGAACTTAAAGATATGAAAGTCGCGTTAGCTACAGCTGCTGGCGTGCATCTAAAATCTGATAAACGATTCAACTTAGCGGGGGACACTTCATATAGAGAAATTCCTGATACAGCTAAAAGTGATGATTTAATGGTATCTCATGGTGGTTACGATAATGCAGACGTTAATAAAGATGTGAACTGTATGTTCCCAATTGATCGTTTACATGAATTAGCTGCTGAAGGCTTCATCGGAAGCGTTGCACCAATGCATGCTGGATTCATGGGCGGTGGTGGTGACCAAGATGCGTTCCACGATATCACTGGTCCAGAAATTGCACAAAAATTAAAAGAAGAAGAAGTAGACGCAGTTGTTCTAACAGCCGGTTGAGGGACTTGTCATAGAACTGCCGTGATCGTGCAGAGAGCAATTGAGGAAGCGGGTATTCCTACTATTTTAATCGCAGCTTTACCACCAGTCGTACGCCAAAATGGATCTCCAAGAGCCGTTGCGCCGTTGGTTCCAATGGGAGCAAACGCTGGTGAACCAAATAATGTAGAAATGCAAACAGGCATTTTAAAAGATACTTTACAAGCATTAGTTGATATTCAAACACCAGGTAAAATTGTTAATTTACCATACGAATATATCGCACATGTATAGAAGGTAATAAATTATGAAGAATAAAACACTAAAAATCAGAGCGTTTCATATTAATGAAATAGAGCTAGGACAAAATTTTAATTTGACAACTGATTGTTTATCAATAAGCGACCAAATAAGTTTTGATTCAGAGATTTTTGATAATGTTTTTATTCAAATAATTAAACCTCATCAACATGATATTGAGACTAACACCATCATGGATATCATTCCGATATCCACGAAGGTGTTAGGTCATATTGGTGAAGGCTTGACGCATACATTAACAGGGGTTTTTGTCTTGTTGACTGGTCGAATAAAAAATGGTGAGCAATTACATGAATTTGGTTCTTCTGAAGGGATTTTAAGTCAACAATTAAAACTCAACAAACCAGGTACGCCAGGAGAAAACGACCTGCTAATTCATATTGATTGTATGATGCAAGAAAATCTGGTTTTAGACCGAGTGACCTGTAATGAAGCGTTTCAGCTAGCTGATCAATATATTCAAAAAATCCGCGAAAAAATGAAATTACTTGAGGCAAGTTCAGCTACAGAGACCCATTTGTATGAACATAAAACGCAACCAGATAAGCCTAATGTTATCCTAGTCAAACAGTTGCCAGCTCAAGGGGCAATGTATGATGCCATGTTATTTTCTGATGAGCCAAGCGGATTTTCTGGTGGACAATCTATAATCGATCTCCACAGCATGCCAGTTTACTTAACTGTAAACGAGTATCGAGATGGTGCTATCAGAGCTCTTTCATAAAAAGGAGGTATAATGATGGGTGTTGGACCGTCAACAAAAGAAACATCTTTGCATCATTTTAGAGACCCGTTAGTCGAAATTCTTTCAGTGGATCCAGATATAAATTTTCTTGGAATTGTTGTAGCAGGGACGCCACAGAGCAATAAAGAAAAAGAATTTGTGAGTAGGCGAACGGGAGAACTTGTCAACAGTATGCAAGCGGATGGTGCAATTGTTTCAACTGATGGATGGGGAAATTCTGATATTGATTTTTCGACAACCTTGGAAGAAATTGGTGACCATGATATCAGTGTAATAGGCCTTAAATTCATTGGAAAACAAGCGAAATTTGTAGTAGAAAATCAATACACAGACTTTGTGTTGGATATTAACAAATCGACCACTGGAACCGAGACAGAAGTGGTTGGTGAAAATACTTTAGATAAAGTAGATGCTAAAAAAGCACTAGCTGCATTGAAGCTGAAAATGCGTCGAGATTTATCTGATTAAAAAAGGAGTTATCACATGAAATTTTCTAAAATGCTTACAGCCATTGACACACATACAGCTGGAGAAGCAGCAAGATTAATTGTCGGTGGAATTACCAAGTTTCCTGGTCAAACAATGGCCGAAAAGAAAGAATATTTAGCGAAAGAAAAAGACTGGTTGCGTACAGCAGTCATGCTTGAGCCAAGAGGCCATAATGACATGTTTGGCGCATTCATTTGTGAACCAGTTAACGAAGAAGCGGATTATGGCATCATCTTTATGGATGCTGGTGGTTATTTGAATATGTGTGGTCATAATACCATTGCTGCAATGACAGCTGCTGTTGAGGCAGGCTGGGTAGACGTTGAAGAAAACCAAAGAGAAGTAAAAGTTACGCAAGAAACGCCTGCTGGAATGGTACATGGCGTTGTCACCTTATCAGAAGATTTCCAAGCAGAATCAGTAGCTTTTGAAAATGTGCCAGCATTTTTATATAAACGTGATGTCCAGGTAAATGTGCCTGAAATTGGTGAGCTAACAGTAGACATCTCATTCGGTGGTAGTTTCTTCGCACTATTACCAGCTAGTAAAGTGGGGCTAGAAATTAAACCTGAAAATTCATCAAAATTCTCAGATGTAGGGATTAAAATTCGTGATGCTATCAATGCACAGATAGATATCCAACATCCTGAGTTATCTCATATTAATACCGTTGATTTAGTTGAATTTTATGGACCGGCATCAAGTGAAGACGCAACGTATCAAAATGTTGTTGTATTTGGTGATGGACAGGTTGACCGTTCACCTTGTGGTACAGGAACGAGCGCTAAACTTGCAACATTATATGGTAAAGGTGAAATGGGAGTAGGCGATACATTTGTCTATGAAAGTATCATTAACACTAAATTTACTGGTGAGATTGTTAGTGAAACTAAAGTAGGTAATTATCAAGCGATTATTCCTCGAATTGGTGGTTCGGCATATATAAATGGATTTAATACATTTTTAATTAGCCCAAACGATCCATTAAAATATGGTTTTAGTTTGAATTAACCACTGGAAAAGGAGAGAAAACTATGGTCGTAGCATTACTATCTATTTTAGGATTACTTACTGTTTATTTCTTATATTATTTTATTGTCGATTTAATTAAATCAAGAGGTAATTGGGGGCATGGCAATCTATTGGTAGCAACGGTTGTCGGAGCAATTACAGACTTTTTAGATACGTTAGGTATCGGGAGCTTTGCACCAACCGCTTTGTTGTTCCAATTAACTAAATTTTTTAAAAATGACAAAGAGTTACCAGGGACTTTAAATGCGGGGCATACTGTTCCGGTTGTTTTTGAAGCATTTCTATTTATCACAGCGGTAAAAGTAGAACCTCTTACTTTATTTTCTCTAATCGGTGCAGCAGTTGTTGGCTCATTTTTTGGCTCAAAATTTGTTGCTAAACTACCAGAGAAAAAAGTTCAGTTAGTAATGGGCGTAGCATTAGTTCTTACGGCTGTTTTGATGTTACTAAAACAAGTTGGACTACTTGATGCGTTAGGTACGGATAATACTGCGACTGGTCTAGCTGGGTTTAAACTTGTAATTGGTGTAGTTTGTAACTTCGTTCTGGGCGCATTAATGACAGCTGGTGTAGGATTATATGCACCATGTATGGCAATGGTTAGCTTATTAGGAATGAATCCTCAAATTGCCTTTCCAATTATGATGGGATCATGTGCTGGATTAATGCCTGTAGCAGGCGTGAACTTTATCAAATCTAACACTTATTCTAGAAAAGGGACATTAGGCTTAACTATTGGTGGTGTTATTGGCGTTACCATCGCATTTAAATTAGTGAAAAGCATGGACATGTCCACATTAACTTGGGTAATCATCGCTGTGGTTATCTACACTGGCATCAGCTATTTCTTAAAAGGAATTAAAAAAGACCAAGTAGTGGCATAAATATTTTGCATAAGAAAATGACTTCAATGTTTTTCTTATGCATATTGTTTTAATTGAATAACTTAATTATTTAATTAAAAGAGTATAAAAAATCGAAGGGGAATATATATGAACAATAGCGAACAAATAATAGTATGCGGTGGGTGTAATGCAAAAATAGGACCTGGTCAACTTGGAGAACTTCTTAAAGACCTACCGAAGAAACAAGACAATCGTTTACTAGTTGGATTTGAATCCTCTGATGATGCAGCGGTTATCAAACTAAACGAAGAACAAGCCATTATCCAGACGTTAGATTTTTTCCCTCCCATGGTAACCGACCCCTATATGTTTGGGAAAATAGCGGCAGCTAATGCCCTTAGTGATGTTTATGCAATGGGGGGAGACGTTGTTTCTGCCCTAAACGTCGTGGCATTTCCTGAAGATAAACCACTAACGATTTTAAAAGAAATACTTCGAGGTGGTGCTGAGAAAGTTCAAGAAGCTGGTGGATTGTTAGTGGGTGGTCACTCTATACATGATCATTCTATTAAATATGGACTATCGGTTAATGGCATCATCAACCCTCAGAAAATATTAAGCAACAATACGCCTAAATCAGGTGACTATTTGATATTAACTAAGCCGTTAGGAGTAGGTATTATAACGACAGGCTTTCAAGTTTCAGAAATAGATACACACTATTTTGAGCAAGCTGTAAAAAATATGCAGACGCTAAATAAATATGCGATGGATGTTGCAAGACATTATGATATTTCAAGCTGTACAGATATTACAGGTTTTGGATTGTTGGGTCATTTACATGAAATGTTAGATGGTCGTTTAAGTGCGTGCCTTTATTCTAATCATTTACCCATTCTTGATGGTGCATTAAAAGCAGCTTCTGATTTTATATTGACAGCAGGTGGACAACGTAATCGTAATTATTTGTCTAACTTCGTCTCATTTCATTGTGATGATTTTTCTATGGAAGAAATTTTATTTGACCCACAGACTTCAGGCGGTTTGCTTTTTAGTGTTCCAGCTAACCAAGCAGACGACTTAATCACACAATTAAAACAAGAACTTGATAGCGAATGCGCTATTATTGGCCAAGTCATTGACAAACAAGCAGTTGAAATAGCAGTTTACTAGGAGGACAAATCATGAAAAAAATTGACGCAAGAGGACTAAGTTGTCCTCTACCCGTAATACAAACAAAAAAAGCTTTAGAAGCACATGAACATGTTCTGACAATTGTAGATAATTATGTAGCAGTCCAGAATTTGGAAAAAATGGCATCTCAACTAGGTTATAAAATCGAAGTAAATGAGAACACAGATGGATTTTATGTTAATCTGGCAAAATCTGCTGGCAACTTCTCGACTGAATTACAACAAGATACTCATTCAGAACCAATACATAGAGATGAAGACTACATTGTCGTGATTGACTCGGATGAAATGGGAAAAGGCAATCCTACTTTAGGTCAAAATTTAATAAAAACCTTTGTGAATACTTTATTAGCACAAGATAGTCTGCCTAGTTGTGTACTTTTATATAATAGTGGGGTGAAGTTAGTGACAGAAGTTGAACAAACTATCAATGATTTCAAGGAATTGGAAGATAACGGGGTTGAAGTTTTAACTTGTGGTGCCTGTTTAGAATTTTATGAGTTAACAGAACAATTAAGCGTAGGTAATATTACCAACATGTATCATATCGTTCATACTATAAGAACGCATACGCGCGTCATCAAGCCATAGGAGTGTTATTAATGGAGTATCTAGTACTATATAAAAATATTAAAGAAGCTATTCAAGCAGAAGAATGGTTAAGACAACAAGATATAAAGGTACGTATCATTGCTACACCAGAATCTATTGAAGCAACTTGTGGATTTTCTTTAGAATTAATAACGGAAAATTTAGAAGAAGCATTAGCAAAAAATCATTCATCCTACGCAATCAAAGAGATTTATATGATTCAGGGAGAACGATTAAATAAACGATACAATAAATTAGAGGTGCGTCTATGACGGAAATAGTAATTGGAACAGCTGGGCATATTGATCACGGAAAAACGACTCTTGTCAAAGCCTTATCTGGTATAGAAACAGATACTACCAAAGAAGAAAAAAAGCGTGGAATGTCAATTAATTTGGGATTTGCTTACTTAGAAGGTCCAAACAATCAAAAGATTGGATTAGTAGATGTACCAGGTCATGAAAAATTTATAAAGAATATGGTTGCGGGCTTACCGGGTATACATACCATGATGATAGTGATTGATGCCGCAGAAGGGGTCATGCCACAAACTAAGGAACATATAGATATTTTGACGTTGTTAGGTATTAATAGCTTTATGATTGTTTTAACTAAAATTAATCAAGTAGATGACGAACTAAAAGAATTAGTTATAGAAGATTTAATCGATTATTGTAAGGAAACACCACTTGAAGGCGCTCCAATTTTTGAAACAGATGCGATTGATAATGTAGGAATTGACGCATTAAAACAAGCAATCTATACGATTGCCAATGAATTAAATCCGCCAATTGAAAAGGATGAAGGCCGCCTGAATGTGGATCGTGTTTTTTCAGTAAAAGGATTTGGAACAGTTGTGACAGGAACTTTACTGGATAAACGCCTAACTGTAAATGATACCTTGTATTTATACCCTGGTAATATCTCTTGTAAAATCAGAAGTTTACAAGTACATGAACAAACGGTAAAGGAAGCCTATCCCGGACAACGAGTCGCTATCAATTTATCCAATATAGCAACTGATGAGATCCAACGTGGGGATGTTTTATCAACGTTAGACACCGGTCAAGAAACATGGATGATGGATGTTAAGGTTAAGTGTTTAGCGAATCATTTATCTGGTATCAATTTATGGAATCGTGTTCGTATTTTAATTGGAACACGGGAAGTATTTGCACGTGTCGTTCCAATCGGTGTAGAGACAATTGCTCCTAACACAGAAGGATTCTTACAATTGCGATTAGAAGAACCACTTAGAGTCAAACAAGGCGATCATCTGATTATACGTGCGTATTCACCAATGAAAACTATCGGTGGTGGGTTAATATTAGATGCAAGTCCAGATAAACATCGTCGCTTCAAGTCAAGTGTCATCGAAAGTTTAGAAATTAAAGCTGAGGGATCTGTTGAACAACAATTGTTAGACTTTGCCTATCATCAAACGTCTCCTTTTACGACGCTATCAGAAATGCAACATTATCTATCTATTGAAGAATATGAACTATGTCGTCTATTAGATGAAGCCGAGTCGCAGGAACAAATAATGGAACTGACGACCAATACATACATTCACCCCCTTCGATTTGAGCAATTAACCAAAAAGATTATGGAAGAAATTAGTCGGTATCATAAGACGTATCGTCTACGTAAAGGAATGCCGATTAAAGAATTACGTTCTAAATTTAATCGTTTAGGAAAAGTAACATTAATTGATGCTCTATTAACTAGAATGACCACCGTCAACCTGTTGAAAAGAGAAGGAGATTTACTGGCGTTATCAGACTTTGAGATTAGTTTCAATAGTTATCAACTTAAAGCTAAAGAGTCGATGCTTAATATATTAGATCAAAATGGCTACAACCCTACTAAAGTAGAGGAATTAACAAAAAGGGATAAGAACTATATTGAGATGTTAGAAGCATTAAATGGTGAAGAAATTACAATGTTGACATTCGAATATGCTATTTCAAGTAAAAAATTACGGGACGCTATTCAGTTAATGTGTGACTATATTAAAGAACATCAGGAAATGACGTTAGGAGATTTTAGAGATTTGACTCGATCTAGTCGCAAATCATCCATGCTCATATTAGAATATATTGATCAATTAGGGATGACCAAAAGAATTGAAAATAAACGAGTATTAATAGATTAGAGGGATTGAATGAATATTTATATGGATTATGCATCCACATCTATACAAAAACCGCCAGCTGTGATGAAAGCAATGGCGGAAATTATATCTAGTAATCATTATGGCAACCCTTCTAGAGGAGCCCATCAGTATTCAATGAATGCTCAACGAGTGGTGAATAAAGTGAAAGAACAAATTCTTCAGTTACTTAATGCTTCTAGTGATACCTACGACGTTTTGTTTACTCAAAATGCCACTACTGCATTAAACATGGTCATAAAAGGATGTGTAAAAGCACAACAGCACGTTTTAACGAGTGATTGGGAACATAATGCTGTCTTAAGACCTTTATATGAATTAGAGCAGTCTAAAAATATTTTACTAAATTTCTTAGAATCTGCGACTCTAACCGGAATGTTTGATTATCAACAGTGTGATCAATTCATCAAGCAAAAGTCACCAGATTGGTTAATTCTTAATCACGCATCAAATGTAACGGGTAATTGCTTAAATCTTGAGGCTATTAAACAAATGGCTTATCAAGCAGGTGTCCCAATTATTTTAGATAGTTCTCAAACATTTGGGACTGTTCCAATTG
This is a stretch of genomic DNA from Vagococcus zengguangii. It encodes these proteins:
- the selD gene encoding selenide, water dikinase SelD → MNNSEQIIVCGGCNAKIGPGQLGELLKDLPKKQDNRLLVGFESSDDAAVIKLNEEQAIIQTLDFFPPMVTDPYMFGKIAAANALSDVYAMGGDVVSALNVVAFPEDKPLTILKEILRGGAEKVQEAGGLLVGGHSIHDHSIKYGLSVNGIINPQKILSNNTPKSGDYLILTKPLGVGIITTGFQVSEIDTHYFEQAVKNMQTLNKYAMDVARHYDISSCTDITGFGLLGHLHEMLDGRLSACLYSNHLPILDGALKAASDFILTAGGQRNRNYLSNFVSFHCDDFSMEEILFDPQTSGGLLFSVPANQADDLITQLKQELDSECAIIGQVIDKQAVEIAVY
- the yedF gene encoding sulfurtransferase-like selenium metabolism protein YedF; translation: MKKIDARGLSCPLPVIQTKKALEAHEHVLTIVDNYVAVQNLEKMASQLGYKIEVNENTDGFYVNLAKSAGNFSTELQQDTHSEPIHRDEDYIVVIDSDEMGKGNPTLGQNLIKTFVNTLLAQDSLPSCVLLYNSGVKLVTEVEQTINDFKELEDNGVEVLTCGACLEFYELTEQLSVGNITNMYHIVHTIRTHTRVIKP
- the prdB gene encoding D-proline reductase (dithiol) protein PrdB; this encodes MSMTLTVFEGLQSEIFVPITPKSIFTPVTKELKDMKVALATAAGVHLKSDKRFNLAGDTSYREIPDTAKSDDLMVSHGGYDNADVNKDVNCMFPIDRLHELAAEGFIGSVAPMHAGFMGGGGDQDAFHDITGPEIAQKLKEEEVDAVVLTAGUGTCHRTAVIVQRAIEEAGIPTILIAALPPVVRQNGSPRAVAPLVPMGANAGEPNNVEMQTGILKDTLQALVDIQTPGKIVNLPYEYIAHV
- a CDS encoding glycine/sarcosine/betaine reductase component B subunit, producing MGVGPSTKETSLHHFRDPLVEILSVDPDINFLGIVVAGTPQSNKEKEFVSRRTGELVNSMQADGAIVSTDGWGNSDIDFSTTLEEIGDHDISVIGLKFIGKQAKFVVENQYTDFVLDINKSTTGTETEVVGENTLDKVDAKKALAALKLKMRRDLSD
- the prdD gene encoding proline reductase cluster protein PrdD, translated to MKNKTLKIRAFHINEIELGQNFNLTTDCLSISDQISFDSEIFDNVFIQIIKPHQHDIETNTIMDIIPISTKVLGHIGEGLTHTLTGVFVLLTGRIKNGEQLHEFGSSEGILSQQLKLNKPGTPGENDLLIHIDCMMQENLVLDRVTCNEAFQLADQYIQKIREKMKLLEASSATETHLYEHKTQPDKPNVILVKQLPAQGAMYDAMLFSDEPSGFSGGQSIIDLHSMPVYLTVNEYRDGAIRALS
- the selB gene encoding selenocysteine-specific translation elongation factor, whose protein sequence is MTEIVIGTAGHIDHGKTTLVKALSGIETDTTKEEKKRGMSINLGFAYLEGPNNQKIGLVDVPGHEKFIKNMVAGLPGIHTMMIVIDAAEGVMPQTKEHIDILTLLGINSFMIVLTKINQVDDELKELVIEDLIDYCKETPLEGAPIFETDAIDNVGIDALKQAIYTIANELNPPIEKDEGRLNVDRVFSVKGFGTVVTGTLLDKRLTVNDTLYLYPGNISCKIRSLQVHEQTVKEAYPGQRVAINLSNIATDEIQRGDVLSTLDTGQETWMMDVKVKCLANHLSGINLWNRVRILIGTREVFARVVPIGVETIAPNTEGFLQLRLEEPLRVKQGDHLIIRAYSPMKTIGGGLILDASPDKHRRFKSSVIESLEIKAEGSVEQQLLDFAYHQTSPFTTLSEMQHYLSIEEYELCRLLDEAESQEQIMELTTNTYIHPLRFEQLTKKIMEEISRYHKTYRLRKGMPIKELRSKFNRLGKVTLIDALLTRMTTVNLLKREGDLLALSDFEISFNSYQLKAKESMLNILDQNGYNPTKVEELTKRDKNYIEMLEALNGEEITMLTFEYAISSKKLRDAIQLMCDYIKEHQEMTLGDFRDLTRSSRKSSMLILEYIDQLGMTKRIENKRVLID
- a CDS encoding proline racemase family protein; this translates as MKFSKMLTAIDTHTAGEAARLIVGGITKFPGQTMAEKKEYLAKEKDWLRTAVMLEPRGHNDMFGAFICEPVNEEADYGIIFMDAGGYLNMCGHNTIAAMTAAVEAGWVDVEENQREVKVTQETPAGMVHGVVTLSEDFQAESVAFENVPAFLYKRDVQVNVPEIGELTVDISFGGSFFALLPASKVGLEIKPENSSKFSDVGIKIRDAINAQIDIQHPELSHINTVDLVEFYGPASSEDATYQNVVVFGDGQVDRSPCGTGTSAKLATLYGKGEMGVGDTFVYESIINTKFTGEIVSETKVGNYQAIIPRIGGSAYINGFNTFLISPNDPLKYGFSLN
- a CDS encoding sulfite exporter TauE/SafE family protein, yielding MVVALLSILGLLTVYFLYYFIVDLIKSRGNWGHGNLLVATVVGAITDFLDTLGIGSFAPTALLFQLTKFFKNDKELPGTLNAGHTVPVVFEAFLFITAVKVEPLTLFSLIGAAVVGSFFGSKFVAKLPEKKVQLVMGVALVLTAVLMLLKQVGLLDALGTDNTATGLAGFKLVIGVVCNFVLGALMTAGVGLYAPCMAMVSLLGMNPQIAFPIMMGSCAGLMPVAGVNFIKSNTYSRKGTLGLTIGGVIGVTIAFKLVKSMDMSTLTWVIIAVVIYTGISYFLKGIKKDQVVA
- a CDS encoding CBO2463/CBO2479 domain-containing protein; its protein translation is MENIEKLKYISTERMFEGIIVEFSDASVTIDIKGRLGQLKIPRRMLISEYDIKVGQEVGFMMSYPEVLEEEANEHYVNAIQGHKKLQEKMMND
- a CDS encoding DUF3343 domain-containing protein — its product is MEYLVLYKNIKEAIQAEEWLRQQDIKVRIIATPESIEATCGFSLELITENLEEALAKNHSSYAIKEIYMIQGERLNKRYNKLEVRL